A region from the Spirochaeta thermophila DSM 6192 genome encodes:
- the ybeY gene encoding rRNA maturation RNase YbeY yields MSEIVVIWKDIPPSPWQEVVASFVARVLEEVGKESGDIAVVMCSAEFIQELNRTFRGKDEPTDVLSFPNSEGGSRIQGDIVIAPEVVVHQAADWGVPAHEELLRVILHGLLHLSGMDHMSTDPSEPMLVYQEDILSRVKEEYRFEIRT; encoded by the coding sequence GTGAGTGAGATCGTGGTGATATGGAAAGATATCCCTCCCTCCCCGTGGCAAGAGGTGGTCGCTTCCTTCGTCGCACGGGTGCTCGAGGAAGTGGGGAAAGAGTCCGGAGACATCGCGGTGGTGATGTGTTCCGCGGAGTTCATCCAGGAACTCAACAGGACGTTCAGGGGAAAGGACGAACCCACCGACGTGCTTTCCTTCCCCAATTCCGAGGGGGGATCTCGTATCCAGGGAGATATCGTGATCGCGCCGGAGGTGGTGGTGCATCAAGCCGCTGACTGGGGTGTGCCTGCACATGAGGAGCTTCTGAGGGTGATCCTCCATGGGCTCCTCCACCTCTCGGGCATGGACCATATGAGCACCGATCCCTCAGAGCCGATGCTCGTATACCAGGAGGACATTCTTTCACGTGTCAAGGAGGAATACCGGTTTGAAATCCGAACGTAG
- a CDS encoding hemolysin family protein, producing MKSERRGFSLFSLFGPKKREQPPPEVEAEKQDMIRGIEELSETTVKEVMVPRIDVVFVDIESPLEELLERVADSGHSRLPAYEKTIDNVVGILYVKDLLKLLVKNQPIEIGKLVRPAYFIPESKRLDDLLREMKRRRVHIAIVVDEYGGVSGIVCLEDIIEEIVGDIQDEFDNEEEEVVQLDERTFLCDARILLEELGDILGIELESPETDTLGGFVFELLGKIPVCYERVIYNDIEFIVQDLEGHKIKKVKVVLPGRSGGKDARGEDG from the coding sequence TTGAAATCCGAACGTAGGGGTTTTTCTCTCTTCTCTCTCTTCGGGCCGAAGAAGAGGGAACAGCCGCCGCCCGAGGTGGAGGCTGAAAAACAGGACATGATCAGGGGTATAGAGGAACTCTCCGAGACCACCGTGAAGGAAGTGATGGTCCCCCGTATCGACGTGGTCTTCGTGGACATAGAGAGTCCTCTGGAGGAGCTGCTCGAAAGGGTCGCCGATTCCGGACATTCCCGTCTCCCGGCATACGAGAAGACGATCGACAACGTGGTGGGGATCCTGTATGTGAAGGATCTCCTGAAGCTCCTCGTCAAGAATCAACCCATCGAGATAGGGAAGCTCGTACGGCCCGCCTACTTCATCCCGGAGAGCAAACGCCTCGATGACCTCCTCAGGGAGATGAAGCGAAGGAGGGTTCACATCGCCATCGTGGTCGACGAGTACGGTGGGGTATCGGGTATCGTATGTCTGGAGGACATCATAGAAGAGATCGTGGGGGACATACAGGACGAGTTCGACAATGAAGAGGAGGAGGTGGTTCAGCTCGACGAGAGGACCTTCCTCTGTGACGCTCGGATCCTCCTCGAGGAGCTCGGCGACATCCTGGGGATCGAACTGGAGAGTCCTGAGACCGACACCCTCGGGGGGTTCGTGTTCGAGCTTCTCGGTAAGATCCCGGTGTGCTATGAACGCGTGATTTACAACGATATAGAGTTCATCGTGCAGGACCTCGAGGGGCACAAGATCAAGAAGGTGAAGGTGGTGCTCCCGGGAAGGTCGGGCGGAAAGGACGCGCGGGGGGAGGATGGATGA
- a CDS encoding tetratricopeptide repeat protein encodes MRYRLFLLFMLIVSPLAGEETSLQLFRQGEEARIQEDYHRAIELYQQAIQKNPAFVQAYKGLAEAYFSLGQYEVALAGAEKAKSLDPRSTDNHLLYARCLLALGRLEEAERIYRDILSREPQNVEAGMGIAELSLARGQVASALREYERTLRMFPEHKKILTILAFLYEYRGERDKAASYLEEALRLYPSDPEVHLLAASSHLRKEEWDEAEREARRALTLDENAVEASYLLAQVATGKGRFQEALDHLDGFLGARPDSREGWYLKGVILDRLDRPEESLRAFREVLERYPDDEVARYAMERILLERFPVSAPERRAAAGYHFTRAREYAEKFYFRRAYHFLRRGLRLFPYDAGANLEFAELQRRMGFPHKYVDRLEFMVSSGIADQHVEDRLEVARRMLEEDVPSRWGVNPFDLTPPSIGILVGLSSRSTDLHPFSLPYLLAGLRFALGVDERLTVKVEDDHPLSWEEAFGRARGDGADFFLLLDCVETDRVVEWRARLYLGSSGLLKKEFRIRKYGNDRLKESLLRVAEEVSAAVPLYGTIADRRFSSVLLNIGRVHGVEEGMEFVVLDPATVRLEGVSGGFTWDPEGVLGRVKVEAVSDLVSEGSLTLSSIYDRVNRGDMVVVPPVAEAEEEQPPAPPDPLLYRIFQLFFP; translated from the coding sequence ATGAGGTACCGGCTCTTTCTCCTGTTCATGCTGATCGTCTCTCCTCTGGCAGGGGAAGAGACATCCCTCCAGCTTTTCCGACAGGGGGAAGAGGCCCGGATCCAGGAAGACTACCACAGGGCGATCGAACTCTACCAACAGGCGATCCAGAAGAATCCGGCGTTCGTCCAGGCCTACAAGGGACTGGCCGAAGCGTACTTCTCCCTCGGTCAGTACGAGGTGGCCCTGGCAGGAGCGGAGAAGGCGAAGAGCCTCGATCCCCGCTCCACCGATAACCACCTCCTCTATGCACGGTGCCTTCTTGCACTGGGAAGACTCGAAGAGGCCGAGCGGATCTATCGTGACATCCTTTCCCGGGAACCTCAGAACGTGGAGGCCGGCATGGGGATCGCGGAGCTTTCGCTCGCGAGAGGGCAGGTGGCCTCAGCCCTGAGGGAGTACGAGCGCACCCTCAGGATGTTTCCGGAACACAAGAAGATTCTCACCATACTCGCCTTTCTCTACGAGTATAGAGGGGAACGGGACAAGGCCGCTTCGTATCTCGAAGAGGCCCTTCGTCTCTATCCATCGGATCCGGAGGTGCACCTCCTCGCCGCCTCCTCCCACCTGAGAAAGGAGGAATGGGACGAGGCCGAGAGGGAGGCCCGACGCGCCCTCACCCTCGATGAGAATGCGGTGGAGGCCTCCTATCTCCTCGCCCAGGTCGCCACGGGGAAGGGACGGTTTCAAGAGGCACTCGATCACCTCGACGGTTTCCTCGGCGCTCGACCGGATTCCCGGGAGGGATGGTACCTCAAAGGCGTGATCCTGGACCGACTCGATCGTCCTGAGGAGAGTCTCAGGGCCTTCCGGGAGGTGTTGGAGCGATATCCCGACGACGAGGTGGCCCGCTACGCCATGGAGAGGATATTGCTCGAGCGGTTTCCCGTTTCGGCCCCTGAGAGACGAGCGGCGGCGGGCTATCACTTCACGAGAGCAAGGGAATATGCCGAAAAGTTCTATTTTCGGAGGGCCTATCACTTCCTGAGGAGGGGTTTGCGCCTCTTCCCCTACGACGCTGGGGCGAATCTCGAGTTTGCGGAACTTCAGCGGAGGATGGGATTCCCCCACAAGTACGTGGACAGGCTCGAATTCATGGTCTCTTCCGGCATCGCGGATCAACACGTGGAGGACCGTCTGGAAGTGGCCCGCCGGATGCTCGAGGAGGACGTCCCTTCCCGTTGGGGGGTGAACCCCTTCGACCTCACCCCTCCCTCCATCGGCATACTCGTGGGGCTTTCCTCCAGGTCCACAGATCTGCACCCGTTTTCCCTCCCTTACCTCCTCGCCGGGTTGCGTTTCGCATTGGGCGTGGATGAGCGGCTCACGGTCAAGGTGGAGGACGACCATCCTCTCTCCTGGGAGGAGGCCTTCGGCCGGGCCAGAGGGGACGGGGCGGACTTTTTCCTCCTCCTCGACTGCGTGGAGACCGACAGGGTGGTAGAGTGGAGGGCCAGACTCTATCTCGGTTCGAGCGGCCTGCTCAAGAAGGAGTTCAGGATACGGAAGTACGGGAACGACCGCCTGAAAGAATCCCTCCTCCGGGTGGCCGAGGAAGTCTCTGCAGCCGTTCCTCTCTACGGAACGATCGCGGACCGTAGGTTCTCCTCGGTCCTTCTCAACATAGGACGCGTCCATGGGGTGGAGGAGGGGATGGAGTTCGTGGTGCTCGATCCTGCTACGGTACGGCTCGAAGGGGTGAGCGGAGGGTTCACCTGGGATCCGGAAGGTGTCCTGGGAAGGGTGAAGGTCGAGGCGGTGAGCGATCTGGTGAGTGAGGGGAGCCTCACGCTTTCTTCGATATACGACAGGGTGAACCGGGGTGACATGGTGGTGGTTCCCCCTGTGGCAGAGGCCGAAGAGGAGCAGCCGCCCGCCCCGCCCGACCCTCTCCTCTACCGCATCTTCCAGCTCTTCTTTCCGTGA
- the gap gene encoding type I glyceraldehyde-3-phosphate dehydrogenase: MKIAINGFGRIGRNVFKIALEKGVEVVGINDLTDTKTLAYLLKYDSTQGKFPGTVDYDDQHLIVNGKKYRVTAERNPKNIPWGESPDVVIESTGVFRSRSGEKGGYGDHLLNEKYPAKKVILTVPAKDKIDRTIVIGVNDDDLKPEDQCISNASCTTNCLAPLVKVLHENFGIESGMMTTVHAYTNDQVILDMPHKDLRRGRSCAVSIIPTTTGAAAAIGKVIPELQGKLDGVALRVPVPTGSITDFVAILKKNVSVEEVNDAFKKAAEGELKGILQYCEDPIVSADIVHNPHSSIFDAQSTMVLGGNIVKVFSWYDNEWGYSNRVVDLVKKLEPYC, from the coding sequence ATGAAGATCGCTATCAACGGATTCGGAAGGATCGGGCGGAATGTATTCAAGATTGCGCTCGAGAAGGGTGTCGAGGTCGTCGGTATCAACGATCTCACCGATACCAAGACCCTCGCGTATCTCCTCAAATACGATTCCACTCAGGGGAAGTTCCCCGGAACCGTGGACTACGACGATCAGCATCTCATCGTGAACGGGAAGAAGTACCGCGTGACCGCTGAGCGGAATCCCAAGAACATTCCATGGGGTGAGTCCCCGGACGTGGTGATCGAGTCCACGGGCGTATTCCGCTCGAGGTCGGGCGAGAAGGGGGGGTACGGCGACCACCTCCTCAATGAGAAGTATCCTGCCAAGAAGGTGATCCTCACCGTGCCGGCGAAGGACAAGATCGACAGGACCATCGTGATCGGGGTGAACGATGACGACCTCAAGCCCGAGGATCAGTGCATCTCGAACGCCTCCTGTACCACCAACTGCCTCGCTCCCCTCGTGAAGGTGCTTCACGAGAATTTCGGGATCGAGTCCGGTATGATGACCACGGTGCACGCCTATACCAACGATCAGGTGATCCTCGACATGCCCCACAAGGACCTCCGGAGGGGAAGGTCGTGTGCGGTCTCGATCATCCCCACCACCACGGGTGCCGCTGCGGCCATCGGCAAGGTGATTCCCGAGCTTCAGGGCAAGCTCGACGGAGTGGCCCTCCGGGTTCCCGTGCCCACCGGCTCCATCACCGACTTCGTAGCGATTCTGAAGAAGAACGTGAGCGTCGAAGAAGTGAACGATGCCTTCAAGAAGGCCGCCGAGGGCGAGCTCAAGGGCATCCTCCAGTACTGCGAGGATCCGATCGTCTCGGCCGACATCGTCCACAACCCTCATTCTTCCATTTTCGATGCGCAGAGCACCATGGTGCTCGGTGGCAACATCGTGAAGGTCTTCTCCTGGTATGACAACGAGTGGGGTTACTCCAACCGGGTGGTCGACCTCGTGAAGAAGCTCGAACCCTACTGCTGA
- a CDS encoding phosphoglycerate kinase — protein sequence MELKTVKDIEVRGKKVLVRVDFNVPLKDGVITDDTRIRAALPTLQYLLDQGAALIVMSHLGRPKGERKPEYSLSPVAERLGELLGREVKMAPDCVGPEVERMAEALTPGEVLLLENVRFHKEETSNDPDFAKKLASLGEVYVNDAFGSAHRGHASTEGIAHLLPAAAGFLMEKEVKFLSYVLENPEKPFVAVIGGAKVSTKIGVLESLLSKCTAMVIGGGMAYTFLKVQGHSIGNSLYEEESADTARSFLEKAGELGVEVILPEDHLVASEFSEQAKAEYVDAVDIPEGKVGMDIGPRTVEKACARIRGAKTVVWNGPMGVFEFPAFAEGTRKVAEAIAECKGTTVVGGGDSVAAANAFGVADKMTHVSTGGGASLEFLEGKPLPGIEVLKK from the coding sequence ATGGAATTGAAGACCGTGAAGGATATAGAGGTGAGGGGCAAGAAGGTTCTCGTGCGTGTGGACTTCAATGTGCCTCTCAAGGACGGAGTGATCACCGACGACACCCGCATTCGTGCTGCGCTTCCCACCCTGCAGTACCTGCTCGACCAGGGGGCTGCGCTCATCGTCATGAGTCATCTCGGGAGACCGAAGGGTGAGCGGAAGCCGGAGTACAGCCTTTCCCCCGTGGCCGAGCGTCTCGGAGAACTCCTGGGCCGGGAGGTGAAAATGGCGCCGGATTGTGTGGGGCCGGAGGTGGAGCGGATGGCCGAGGCGCTCACGCCGGGTGAAGTCCTCCTCCTCGAGAACGTGAGATTCCACAAGGAAGAGACCAGCAACGACCCCGATTTTGCGAAAAAGCTCGCCTCCCTCGGCGAGGTGTATGTGAACGACGCCTTCGGGAGTGCGCACCGGGGCCATGCCTCCACCGAAGGGATCGCTCACCTTCTTCCCGCGGCGGCGGGATTCCTCATGGAGAAGGAGGTCAAGTTTCTCTCCTACGTCCTCGAGAATCCCGAGAAGCCGTTCGTTGCGGTCATCGGCGGGGCGAAGGTCTCTACGAAGATCGGTGTCCTCGAATCCCTCCTCTCCAAGTGCACCGCCATGGTGATCGGCGGAGGTATGGCCTATACCTTCCTCAAGGTGCAGGGCCACTCCATCGGGAACTCGCTCTACGAGGAGGAGTCCGCCGACACCGCACGTTCCTTCCTCGAGAAGGCCGGGGAGTTGGGAGTGGAGGTGATCCTCCCCGAGGATCACCTGGTGGCCTCGGAGTTCTCTGAGCAGGCGAAGGCGGAGTACGTGGATGCGGTGGATATCCCTGAGGGTAAGGTGGGCATGGACATCGGCCCCCGCACCGTGGAGAAGGCGTGTGCGCGCATCCGTGGGGCGAAGACGGTGGTGTGGAACGGTCCCATGGGGGTCTTCGAGTTCCCGGCATTTGCAGAGGGCACCAGAAAGGTGGCCGAGGCGATCGCCGAGTGCAAAGGCACCACTGTGGTGGGCGGAGGTGATTCGGTGGCGGCGGCGAATGCCTTCGGTGTGGCCGACAAGATGACGCATGTCTCCACCGGTGGTGGAGCCTCTCTGGAATTCCTGGAGGGCAAACCCCTTCCCGGTATCGAAGTGTTGAAGAAGTAA
- the tpiA gene encoding triose-phosphate isomerase — MTERRPFIAGNWKMHKTTGEARALAEALVENLKDCPHKVMVAPPFTALSAVREVLKGSPILLGAQNMCSVREGAHTGEISVLMLKDLDVSVVILGHSERRLIYGETDRLINEKVRLALEEGMEVILCVGETLEQREAGKAEQVVEEQVKRGLDGVAPEDLSRVTIAYEPVWAIGTGRTARPEDADAMHRHIRRTVAGLHGTDAAEALIIQYGGSVKPSNIKALMAMENIDGALVGGASLSAENFLPIVNFHLE; from the coding sequence GTGACTGAGAGACGGCCTTTCATCGCAGGAAACTGGAAGATGCACAAGACGACAGGGGAGGCTCGCGCCCTTGCGGAGGCCCTTGTGGAGAACCTCAAGGACTGCCCCCACAAGGTGATGGTCGCTCCTCCCTTCACTGCCCTCTCCGCGGTGCGGGAGGTGCTGAAGGGATCCCCTATCCTCTTGGGGGCACAGAACATGTGTTCCGTGAGGGAGGGCGCCCACACCGGTGAGATCTCCGTCCTCATGCTCAAGGATCTCGATGTCTCGGTGGTGATACTGGGCCATTCCGAACGACGTCTCATCTATGGAGAGACCGACAGGCTCATCAACGAAAAGGTACGCCTCGCGCTCGAAGAGGGGATGGAGGTGATCCTCTGCGTGGGGGAGACCCTCGAACAGAGGGAGGCCGGCAAGGCAGAACAGGTGGTCGAGGAGCAGGTGAAGCGAGGGCTCGATGGGGTGGCCCCGGAGGATCTCTCCCGTGTGACCATCGCGTATGAACCGGTATGGGCCATCGGTACGGGGCGGACCGCGCGACCTGAAGATGCCGATGCGATGCACAGGCACATCCGCAGGACCGTTGCAGGTCTACACGGTACGGATGCGGCGGAGGCCCTCATCATCCAATATGGGGGCTCCGTGAAGCCGAGCAATATCAAGGCGCTCATGGCGATGGAGAATATCGACGGGGCGCTGGTGGGCGGCGCCTCCCTCTCCGCGGAGAACTTCCTGCCCATCGTAAACTTTCATCTGGAGTGA
- the secG gene encoding preprotein translocase subunit SecG, whose translation MTILGVFLIVVFVITSLLLILLVLLQDEQGEGLGGIFGGGGASQVFGVQSDNILSKGTKILGVIFFLCVIGIAWVYRSPEAESVLTTARQEKMEQGVRWWEEELPAGEEATVPAEQEMESGTGASSSE comes from the coding sequence ATGACAATACTGGGTGTCTTTCTGATCGTGGTGTTCGTCATCACCTCTCTCCTCCTCATACTCCTTGTCCTGCTCCAGGATGAGCAGGGTGAGGGGCTCGGCGGTATATTCGGTGGAGGAGGGGCCTCCCAGGTCTTCGGAGTCCAGTCCGACAACATCCTCAGTAAGGGGACCAAGATCCTCGGTGTGATCTTTTTCCTCTGCGTGATCGGGATCGCCTGGGTCTACAGGAGTCCGGAGGCCGAGAGCGTCCTCACCACGGCCCGTCAGGAGAAGATGGAGCAGGGGGTAAGGTGGTGGGAGGAGGAACTCCCCGCCGGTGAGGAGGCGACAGTGCCCGCAGAGCAGGAGATGGAGAGCGGGACCGGGGCCTCTTCGTCCGAGTGA
- a CDS encoding J domain-containing protein, whose product MSGTYYEILGVPRDAGLPEIKRAFRRKAKEMHPDLHENASEQDLARMRELLLAYQTLSDPRKREDYDRCILTCHPREKRYRFDYREFLRERADDLHSQAKLVFFDLLHDREEEAISLYERLRKEGDFRLEEYLDREDAMDCLFLVAEAYEKRGELEEAVVHLLAVSSMEKEKPYFRHFFEEVLTKLRRFLGWAGGSEIEMERRMRYIVELIGLGILGPRDEAYFYKRLSELSLRRGDRTQARFYLQRALVRNGGRADVSRLYQKILQEESV is encoded by the coding sequence ATGAGCGGTACGTACTATGAGATCCTGGGTGTACCCCGGGACGCCGGTCTCCCGGAGATCAAGCGTGCTTTTCGGAGAAAGGCAAAGGAGATGCATCCCGATCTGCACGAGAATGCCTCCGAGCAGGATCTCGCGCGTATGAGGGAACTCCTCCTCGCCTATCAGACCCTCAGCGATCCCCGGAAGAGGGAAGACTATGACCGGTGCATCCTCACCTGCCATCCTCGGGAAAAGAGGTATCGTTTCGATTACCGGGAGTTCCTCAGAGAGAGGGCGGACGATCTCCACAGTCAGGCCAAGCTGGTCTTCTTCGATCTCCTCCACGACAGGGAGGAGGAGGCGATATCACTGTACGAACGGCTTCGGAAGGAAGGGGACTTCCGGCTGGAGGAGTATCTGGATCGCGAGGATGCCATGGATTGTCTCTTCCTGGTGGCCGAGGCCTATGAGAAGAGGGGTGAGCTCGAGGAGGCGGTTGTCCATCTCCTCGCGGTGAGCTCCATGGAGAAGGAGAAGCCGTATTTCAGGCACTTCTTCGAGGAGGTGCTCACGAAGCTCAGGCGCTTTCTCGGATGGGCGGGCGGTTCCGAGATTGAGATGGAACGGCGGATGCGATATATTGTGGAGTTGATCGGTCTCGGGATACTGGGCCCGAGGGATGAGGCCTATTTCTATAAGCGGCTTTCCGAGCTTTCGCTCAGGAGAGGGGACAGGACGCAGGCGAGATTCTATCTTCAGAGAGCACTGGTGCGGAACGGCGGACGTGCGGATGTCTCTCGCCTCTATCAGAAGATTTTACAGGAGGAAAGCGTATGA
- a CDS encoding peptidylprolyl isomerase, with translation MRLWKIVLGVVVMGLFPAFGQIIDAPVARVKLTKLEVITQRQFKADVELLEKQLGRELSLEERKQLLDARIGEILIYQAAEREYLSVTQEELSQAIAQYKQSVAPNVSDQEFQRLIESQGGMTWEQFQEQMKKRLIAEKYLYQKKGQEIQNVPAPSEEEIRRVYNENISNFTAPEMVRYSHIFIDTRGLSDEEKKKAYNRALQVKKEVDGSLAKFREAVEKYSDDQASRYQGGDVGYLLRTDKQRESFLGKEFFSKIFSLPLNKVSDVLASNVGYHIVVVTEHHEPRLLGLDDRLLPNSKQTVRDQITALLVGQKRQEAYQKALQKLIEELRSQADVSIYEKNLSW, from the coding sequence ATGAGACTCTGGAAGATCGTACTGGGTGTGGTGGTGATGGGACTCTTTCCCGCGTTCGGACAGATCATAGATGCGCCCGTCGCACGGGTGAAACTCACCAAACTCGAGGTGATCACGCAGCGTCAATTCAAGGCCGACGTGGAACTCCTCGAGAAACAGCTGGGACGAGAACTTTCCCTGGAGGAGCGGAAACAGCTCCTGGATGCCCGGATCGGGGAGATCCTCATCTATCAGGCCGCGGAAAGGGAGTATCTCTCGGTGACCCAGGAGGAACTCTCCCAGGCGATCGCGCAGTACAAGCAAAGTGTGGCTCCCAATGTCTCGGACCAAGAATTCCAAAGACTGATCGAGTCCCAGGGAGGGATGACATGGGAGCAATTCCAGGAGCAGATGAAGAAGCGGCTCATCGCCGAGAAGTACCTCTACCAGAAGAAGGGGCAGGAGATTCAGAACGTACCCGCTCCTTCCGAGGAAGAGATACGAAGGGTGTATAACGAGAACATAAGCAATTTCACGGCCCCGGAGATGGTGCGGTATTCACATATCTTCATCGACACCCGTGGTCTCTCCGATGAGGAGAAGAAGAAGGCGTACAACCGCGCCCTTCAGGTGAAGAAAGAAGTGGATGGAAGCCTCGCGAAGTTTCGGGAAGCGGTGGAGAAATACAGCGACGATCAGGCCTCCCGCTATCAGGGAGGTGATGTGGGATACCTCCTGCGAACGGATAAGCAGCGTGAATCCTTTCTCGGAAAAGAGTTCTTTTCCAAAATCTTTTCCCTCCCCCTCAACAAGGTGAGCGATGTACTCGCCTCCAATGTGGGATACCACATTGTGGTGGTCACCGAGCACCACGAACCGAGGCTTCTCGGTCTCGACGACAGACTCCTCCCGAACAGCAAGCAGACCGTCAGGGATCAGATCACCGCGCTCCTCGTCGGTCAGAAGCGGCAGGAGGCATACCAGAAAGCGCTTCAGAAGCTCATAGAAGAGCTCAGGTCACAGGCCGATGTCTCGATCTATGAGAAGAACCTTTCCTGGTAG
- the nusB gene encoding transcription antitermination factor NusB, which yields MGLRRKARILAFQALFASDGGGGDGLEVFSFPWADGEIPEEVRTFAQLLLRGTLEHLPEVDDLIKKHLEHWDFGRIARTDRAILRMSVYALLYQKEIPARVIIDEAVEIAKQFGTQDSYRFVNGVLDAIRKTLGRT from the coding sequence ATGGGCCTCAGGAGAAAGGCGAGGATACTCGCATTCCAGGCGCTCTTTGCGAGTGATGGTGGGGGAGGGGATGGACTGGAGGTCTTCTCCTTCCCATGGGCGGATGGGGAGATTCCGGAGGAGGTGAGGACCTTTGCCCAGCTCCTGCTGAGGGGAACGCTCGAACACCTTCCGGAGGTCGACGATCTCATCAAGAAGCACCTCGAGCACTGGGATTTCGGGAGGATCGCGCGGACCGATCGCGCCATCCTCAGGATGAGTGTCTACGCCCTCCTCTACCAGAAGGAGATACCCGCCCGAGTGATCATCGACGAGGCCGTGGAGATCGCGAAGCAGTTCGGTACGCAGGATTCCTATCGCTTTGTCAACGGTGTCCTCGATGCGATCCGGAAGACACTGGGGAGGACATGA
- a CDS encoding tetratricopeptide repeat protein — protein sequence MKRIRWVGALALLLVVLSGLSLAVFFVWRDVTSWQDERSFQDLLDRVDEMLSSGKTVAAATILANMDRGLPRTSAGWLRVLKRAYLVGEMGGDYSVLLELGREAGAEYPGQARIWLLLIHALLSAGRPEEAMEVAWRHLPPSDYRYVFQSLWHALLEQHAEEFSVQRIQRMGRLLPFLLDPDVYLSLGEELDDESFTMRGVLLLLRRDRAYHEAARILADLSGETARDLLVYILHDAGVHEEVVERSEDFLRVPTPERLHLVAESLWHTGRITQASALYRHLIAAFPRHDPRAYHNLLVSLLEERRLEEAEEVLEAGLRAFPGDGLLLRDRVRLLLFRGEEDEARILAASLDDPFARIVSLLLEGRTHEPFLLRGEVWEMIEGHRGEEAAWEYGAWFFSSHGLWDDLEELLESGFGLWQGRTWYRFYRGLVLLKRGNREGAKRLLSEVEGDYRAAALYDLALILGEEGRYREGAELLTRVPLETFAKEEQLDLLTLRAWLLAASGSTGEARALLRQVLSVNPGTVDAAVLLRKLE from the coding sequence ATGAAGAGGATACGTTGGGTCGGAGCCCTGGCACTCCTCCTCGTGGTGCTCTCGGGACTCTCCCTCGCGGTCTTCTTCGTGTGGAGAGACGTGACCTCATGGCAGGACGAGCGGTCGTTCCAGGACCTGCTCGATCGTGTGGACGAGATGCTCTCCTCGGGGAAAACCGTGGCCGCCGCGACGATCCTCGCGAACATGGACAGGGGTCTCCCCCGGACGTCGGCCGGATGGCTCCGCGTGCTCAAGCGGGCCTACCTCGTGGGGGAGATGGGTGGAGACTACTCGGTACTCCTGGAGCTGGGCCGGGAAGCGGGTGCCGAATATCCGGGGCAGGCCCGGATATGGCTCCTCCTCATCCACGCCCTGCTCTCGGCGGGGCGGCCGGAGGAGGCCATGGAAGTGGCCTGGCGCCACCTGCCGCCCTCCGACTACCGGTATGTCTTTCAGTCTCTCTGGCACGCTCTCCTGGAACAGCATGCCGAGGAGTTCTCGGTCCAGCGGATCCAGCGGATGGGGAGGCTCCTCCCTTTTCTCCTGGATCCGGATGTGTATCTCTCCCTCGGGGAAGAGCTCGATGACGAGTCCTTCACGATGCGGGGAGTGTTGCTCCTCCTTCGGAGGGACCGGGCCTACCATGAGGCGGCTCGTATCCTGGCCGATCTCTCGGGAGAGACGGCGCGGGATCTGCTGGTCTATATCCTCCATGACGCCGGAGTCCACGAGGAGGTGGTGGAGAGGTCCGAGGACTTTCTCCGTGTCCCCACTCCTGAACGACTCCATCTGGTCGCGGAAAGCCTTTGGCACACAGGTCGGATCACTCAGGCCTCGGCGCTCTATCGCCATCTGATCGCGGCTTTCCCACGTCACGACCCCCGTGCGTATCACAATCTCCTGGTTTCCCTTCTCGAGGAACGGCGGCTGGAGGAGGCTGAGGAGGTCCTCGAGGCCGGTCTGCGCGCCTTTCCCGGTGATGGACTCCTCCTGAGGGACAGGGTGAGATTGCTCCTCTTTCGGGGAGAGGAGGATGAAGCGCGCATCCTGGCTGCCTCACTGGACGATCCGTTCGCCCGTATTGTCTCCCTTCTCCTGGAAGGAAGAACCCATGAGCCGTTCCTCCTGAGGGGGGAGGTGTGGGAGATGATCGAAGGTCATAGGGGGGAAGAGGCGGCCTGGGAATATGGAGCGTGGTTCTTTTCTTCCCACGGATTGTGGGATGATCTGGAAGAACTACTGGAGAGCGGTTTCGGCCTCTGGCAGGGGAGAACCTGGTACCGATTCTACAGGGGGCTGGTGCTTCTGAAACGGGGCAACAGGGAGGGAGCGAAGAGGCTCCTGTCCGAGGTCGAGGGGGACTACAGGGCTGCGGCTCTCTACGATCTCGCCCTCATCCTTGGGGAGGAAGGGCGATATCGGGAAGGGGCCGAACTCCTGACCCGTGTACCGCTGGAGACGTTTGCCAAGGAAGAACAGCTGGACCTGCTCACACTCAGGGCGTGGCTCCTTGCCGCCTCGGGCTCCACGGGTGAAGCGAGGGCCCTCCTCCGGCAGGTGCTCTCGGTGAATCCGGGTACCGTGGATGCAGCGGTGCTCCTGCGAAAGCTTGAGTGA